The proteins below are encoded in one region of Nilaparvata lugens isolate BPH chromosome X, ASM1435652v1, whole genome shotgun sequence:
- the LOC120354933 gene encoding uncharacterized protein LOC120354933 produces MSSDSESGAEEPRRKRGKVNKDMHTKEMEKLARARGEEFEGFTDDEKKAIIKSVYSGRPKNERDTFLVGLIDRHEVARHRSVSEKSKQITSSYKYNALKGNEMFALKFVAKHT; encoded by the exons ATGTCATCTGACTCCGAGTCTGGTGCTGAGGAGCCTAGAAGAAAAAGAGGTAAGGTCAACAAGGATATGCATACAAAAGAGATGGAGAAGTTAGCGAGGGCAAGGGGAGAAGAATTT GAAGGGTTCACTGATGATGAGAAGAAGGCTATCATAAAGAGTGTTTATAGTGGGCGTCCTAAGAATGAGAGAGATACATTCCTTGTAGGCCTTATTGATAGGCATGAAGTAGCAAGACACCGCTCTGTGTCCGAGAAATCTAAACAAATCACATCCTCTTACAAATACAATGCTCttaaaggaaatgaaatgtTCGCACTGAAGTTTGTCGCAAAGCATACATGA